The Rhodothermales bacterium genome includes a window with the following:
- a CDS encoding FmdB family zinc ribbon protein, which yields MPTYTYKREDGTTFEFEQRITEAALTTCPTTGMHVKRIIRGAGGLVFKGSGFYQTDYPRSGGAAKTSSAGASEGSSEKPAEKVSATPSTPAAPASSSSSD from the coding sequence ATGCCCACGTACACCTACAAGCGCGAAGACGGTACGACCTTCGAGTTCGAGCAGCGCATCACGGAAGCCGCGCTGACGACCTGTCCGACTACCGGAATGCACGTGAAGCGCATCATTCGGGGCGCAGGTGGACTGGTCTTTAAGGGAAGTGGCTTTTACCAGACCGACTACCCGCGCAGCGGGGGCGCCGCCAAAACGAGTTCGGCCGGCGCTTCCGAAGGGTCCTCCGAAAAGCCGGCCGAAAAAGTCTCAGCCACACCTAGCACGCCCGCCGCGCCGGCCTCGTCTTCCTCTAGCGATTGA